Proteins encoded within one genomic window of Clupea harengus chromosome 10, Ch_v2.0.2, whole genome shotgun sequence:
- the LOC105895132 gene encoding GTP-binding protein REM 2-like produces the protein MTLSSAQPLRRGSTPVPIKHQLRREEAVNDDCDWTSGLGGQSPPPISICPAQDGFASSGADRHGGPLRIALLGQNGVGKSSLAIALAGDTDRTASVDSEGEGYVRMVTVDDEESIIVIYDNWRQDLSTLQCDVCVLVFSVTDRRSFHRTAQLRLLLRETQPQTPIILVGNKSDLVRSREVSAEEARSSAGLFGSLYLELSTTLEHHTSELLEAAVRAARGESLWPCGEDGAGGGRRESLTTRAKRFLASLVPHYHRERERDGGKFFRQKSRSCHDLVAL, from the exons atGACATTATCCAGTGCTCAGCCTCTGCGTAGAGGAAGCACCCCAGTCCCAATAAAACACCAATTAAGACGGGAGGAAGCTGTCAATGATGATTGCGATTGGACTTCGGGACTGGGTGGTCAGTCACCTCCTCCGATCAGTATCTGCCCTGCTCAGGACGGGTTTGCGTCTTCAGGGGCAGACAGACACGGAGGGCCTTTACGAATCGCCCTGCTGGGACAGAACGGGGTCGGGAAGTCCTCGCTGGCCATCGCCCTggctggagacacagacagaacagcCTCTGTGGATTCAGAGG GGGAAGGCTATGTACGCATGGTTACCGTGGACGACGAGGAAAGCATCATCGTTATCTACGACAACTGGAGGCAG GACTTGTCCACGCTGCAGTGCgacgtgtgtgtgctcgtgttcTCGGTGACGGACAGACGGAGTTTCCACCGCACCGCCCAGCTGCGTCTCCTCCTCCGGGAGACACAGCCCCAGACTCCCATCATCCTCGTGGGCAACAAGAGTGACCTGGTGCGCTCACGCGAGGTCAGCGCTGAAG aggcCCGCTCTAGTGCAGGCCTGTTTGGCAGCCTGTACCTGGAGCTCTCCACCACCCTGGAGCACCACACCTCTGAGCTGCTGGAGGCGGCGGTGCGGGCGGCCCGGGGCGAGAGCCTTTGGCCCTGCGGGGAGGACGGCGCCGGAGGTGGCCGCCGCGAGAGCCTCACCACCCGGGCCAAGCGCTTCCTGGCCAGCCTGGTGCCCCACTACCAccgcgagagggagagagacgggggcaAGTTCTTCCGACAGAAGTCACGCTCCTGCCACGACCTGGTAGCCctgtga